The Streptomyces sp. NBC_00162 genome window below encodes:
- a CDS encoding potassium channel family protein yields MHIVIMGCGRVGSALAQTLEQQGHTVAVVDQDPTAFRRLGAGFGGRRVTGVGFDQDTLREAGIEEAGAFAAVSSGDNSNIIAARVAREMFGVENVAARIYDPKRAEVYQRLGIPTVATVRWTADQMLRRLLPSGAEPLWRDPSGGVQLAEVHTSAAWIGHKVSKLQEETGVRVAFLTRLGEAMLPTSATVLQEGDLVHVMMRTDEIDKVEAAFAEGPEEAHA; encoded by the coding sequence GTGCACATCGTCATCATGGGTTGCGGAAGAGTGGGTTCCGCCCTCGCGCAGACCTTGGAACAGCAGGGGCATACGGTCGCCGTCGTCGACCAGGACCCCACCGCATTCCGCCGGCTGGGGGCCGGATTCGGCGGCCGCCGCGTCACCGGGGTCGGCTTCGACCAGGACACCCTGAGGGAGGCCGGGATCGAGGAAGCGGGCGCGTTCGCCGCCGTCAGCAGTGGTGACAATTCCAACATCATCGCCGCCCGCGTGGCCCGCGAGATGTTCGGAGTCGAGAACGTCGCCGCCCGCATCTACGACCCCAAGCGCGCCGAGGTCTACCAGCGCCTCGGCATCCCCACCGTGGCCACCGTGCGGTGGACCGCCGACCAGATGCTGCGCCGGCTGCTGCCTTCGGGCGCCGAGCCGCTGTGGCGCGACCCGAGCGGCGGTGTGCAGCTCGCCGAGGTGCACACCTCGGCCGCCTGGATCGGGCACAAGGTCAGCAAGCTCCAGGAGGAGACCGGCGTCCGCGTCGCCTTCCTCACCCGCCTGGGCGAGGCGATGCTGCCCACGTCGGCGACCGTCCTCCAGGAGGGCGACCTCGTCCACGTCATGATGCGCACGGACGAGATCGACAAGGTCGAGGCGGCCTTCGCCGAGGGGCCTGAGGAGGCACACGCATGA
- a CDS encoding DUF3710 domain-containing protein, with amino-acid sequence MFGRRKKNDSAKDGGAAEQVDGRVSGLDAGDQDGAEELDAAQPRRVNLPPAPRPDGPWDVSEVLGNPADGRVDLGGVFVPGVEGMELRVEVAGDAIVAATIVLGDSAVQLQAFAAPRKEGIWGEVREEIAAGITQQGGIIDEVEGPLGWELRAQVPVPLPDGQTGAQLVRFIGVDGPRWFLRGVISGQGAVRPESAGVLEQIFRDTVVVRGDGPMAPRDPIVLKLPNDAQMVPDGVQTEDQEGSRFGGGMGQLERGPEITEVR; translated from the coding sequence GTGTTCGGACGTCGCAAGAAGAACGATTCCGCCAAGGACGGCGGCGCGGCCGAGCAGGTCGATGGCCGTGTGTCCGGCCTGGACGCCGGCGATCAGGACGGCGCCGAGGAGCTCGACGCGGCCCAGCCGCGCCGCGTGAACCTGCCGCCGGCCCCGCGGCCCGACGGCCCCTGGGACGTCTCCGAGGTGCTCGGCAACCCGGCCGACGGCCGGGTCGACCTGGGTGGCGTCTTCGTACCCGGGGTCGAGGGCATGGAGCTGCGGGTCGAGGTCGCCGGTGACGCGATCGTCGCCGCGACCATCGTCCTGGGCGACAGCGCCGTACAGCTGCAGGCCTTCGCCGCACCGCGCAAGGAAGGCATCTGGGGCGAGGTCCGCGAGGAGATCGCCGCGGGCATCACCCAGCAGGGCGGCATCATCGACGAGGTCGAGGGTCCGCTGGGCTGGGAGCTGCGCGCACAGGTTCCCGTACCGCTGCCGGACGGGCAGACCGGCGCACAGCTGGTCCGTTTCATCGGCGTCGACGGTCCGCGCTGGTTCCTGCGCGGTGTCATCTCCGGCCAGGGCGCGGTGCGCCCCGAGTCGGCGGGTGTCCTCGAGCAGATCTTCCGCGACACCGTCGTGGTCCGCGGTGACGGCCCGATGGCTCCCCGCGACCCGATCGTCCTGAAGCTGCCGAACGACGCCCAGATGGTGCCGGACGGCGTGCAGACGGAGGACCAGGAAGGCTCCCGCTTCGGCGGTGGCATGGGCCAGCTCGAGCGCGGCCCGGAGATCACCGAGGTCCGCTGA
- a CDS encoding response regulator gives MTRVLVVEDEPQIVRALVINLKARKYEVDAAADGASALELAAARHPDVVVLDLGLPDMDGIEVIKGLRGWTRVPILVLSARHTSDEKVDALDAGADDYVTKPFGMDELLARLRAAVRRAEPPAGSGEDEVVVETEAFTVDLAAKKAVREGRDVRLTPTEWHLLEVLVRNGGKLVSQRQLLQEVWGPSYGTETNYLRVYMAQLRRKLESNPSHPRHFITEPGMGYRFER, from the coding sequence ATGACCCGGGTGCTCGTGGTGGAAGACGAGCCGCAGATCGTCCGAGCCCTCGTGATCAATCTGAAGGCACGCAAGTACGAGGTCGACGCGGCCGCCGACGGGGCCAGCGCCCTGGAGCTCGCGGCGGCCCGCCACCCCGACGTGGTCGTCCTCGACCTCGGCCTGCCCGACATGGACGGCATCGAGGTGATCAAGGGCCTGCGCGGCTGGACCCGGGTGCCGATCCTGGTCCTCTCCGCCCGCCACACCTCCGACGAGAAGGTCGACGCGCTGGACGCGGGCGCGGACGACTACGTCACCAAGCCCTTCGGCATGGACGAGCTGCTGGCCCGGCTGCGCGCCGCCGTCCGCCGGGCCGAGCCGCCCGCCGGATCCGGCGAGGACGAGGTGGTCGTGGAGACCGAGGCCTTCACGGTGGACCTGGCCGCTAAGAAGGCCGTGCGGGAGGGGCGCGACGTACGGCTCACGCCCACCGAGTGGCACCTGCTGGAGGTCCTGGTCCGCAACGGCGGCAAGCTGGTCAGCCAGCGGCAGCTGCTGCAGGAGGTCTGGGGCCCCTCGTACGGCACGGAGACGAACTACCTGCGGGTCTACATGGCACAACTGCGGCGTAAACTCGAGAGCAACCCCTCGCACCCGCGGCACTTCATCACCGAACCGGGCATGGGATACCGCTTCGAGAGGTAG
- a CDS encoding potassium channel family protein — protein MRVAIAGAGAVGRSIAGELLENGHEVLLVDKAPTAISVERVPQAEWLLADACEITSLDEAALQRCNVVIAATGDDKVNLVVSLLAKTEYGVPRVVARVNNPKNEWLFNESWGVDVAVSTPRLMSALVEEAVSVGDLVRLLRFSHGDANLVELTLPADSSVAGTQISEITWPEDTSLVTIIRGNRVLTPHGEETLEPGDELLFVAAQAREEQLEDLLQARG, from the coding sequence ATGAGAGTCGCGATCGCCGGGGCAGGCGCGGTGGGCCGTTCCATCGCGGGCGAGCTGCTGGAGAACGGCCACGAGGTGCTCCTGGTCGACAAGGCCCCGACCGCCATCTCGGTGGAACGGGTGCCGCAGGCCGAGTGGCTGCTGGCCGACGCCTGCGAGATCACCTCGCTGGACGAGGCGGCGCTGCAGCGCTGCAACGTGGTCATCGCGGCGACCGGTGACGACAAGGTCAACCTCGTCGTCTCGCTGCTCGCCAAGACCGAGTACGGGGTCCCGCGCGTGGTGGCCCGCGTCAACAACCCGAAGAACGAGTGGCTCTTCAACGAGTCCTGGGGCGTCGACGTCGCGGTCTCCACGCCGCGCCTGATGTCGGCCCTGGTCGAGGAGGCCGTCAGCGTCGGCGACCTGGTGCGGCTGCTGCGCTTCAGCCACGGCGACGCCAACCTCGTCGAGCTGACCCTGCCGGCCGACTCCTCGGTCGCGGGCACCCAGATCAGCGAGATCACCTGGCCCGAGGACACCTCGCTGGTCACGATCATCCGCGGCAACCGGGTCCTCACCCCGCACGGGGAGGAAACCCTGGAGCCGGGCGACGAACTCCTCTTCGTGGCCGCCCAGGCCCGGGAGGAACAACTGGAGGACCTCCTCCAGGCCCGCGGCTAG
- a CDS encoding DUF3159 domain-containing protein, protein MTSLDKPTTPDPAASGAPADDQRAVTQAALFDAFGGIRGTVETMLPGLLFVMIYTINKDVKLSAIAAGAVAVLLVIVRLLRKDTVKHAFSGVFGVGVGVAFALFTGSAKGFYLPGMIYGVGLGVAFTVSALVGFPLLGVILGPVFKENLSWRTRNPGRKKAYVKASLAWGLIFLAKYAILFPLYWWGDATQLGWVLIALKLPPMVLAVYFTWVFLAKAPPPIDVIAEWEAKEAAAGKPGS, encoded by the coding sequence GTGACGTCACTCGACAAACCGACCACCCCAGATCCCGCCGCATCCGGCGCTCCCGCCGACGACCAGCGCGCGGTGACGCAGGCGGCGCTGTTCGACGCCTTCGGAGGCATCCGGGGCACCGTGGAGACGATGCTCCCCGGGCTGCTCTTCGTCATGATCTACACGATCAACAAGGACGTGAAGCTCTCGGCCATCGCGGCGGGCGCGGTCGCGGTGCTGCTGGTGATCGTGCGGCTGCTGCGCAAGGACACCGTCAAGCACGCCTTCAGCGGGGTCTTCGGCGTGGGCGTGGGCGTGGCCTTCGCGCTGTTCACGGGCAGCGCCAAGGGCTTCTACCTGCCGGGCATGATCTACGGCGTCGGCCTGGGCGTGGCGTTCACGGTCTCGGCGCTGGTGGGCTTCCCGCTGCTGGGCGTGATCCTGGGCCCGGTGTTCAAGGAGAACCTGTCCTGGCGCACCCGCAACCCCGGTCGCAAGAAGGCGTACGTCAAGGCCAGCCTGGCCTGGGGCCTGATCTTCCTCGCCAAGTACGCGATCCTCTTCCCGCTGTACTGGTGGGGCGACGCGACGCAGCTCGGCTGGGTGCTGATCGCGCTGAAGCTTCCGCCGATGGTGCTCGCGGTGTACTTCACCTGGGTCTTCCTGGCGAAGGCGCCGCCGCCGATCGACGTGATCGCGGAGTGGGAGGCCAAGGAGGCTGCCGCGGGGAAGCCGGGATCCTGA
- a CDS encoding sensor histidine kinase: MGRGKLRIYLGAAPGVGKTYAMLSEGHRRVERGADCVVGFVEHHGRPRTEVMLHGLEQVARGELTYRGAAFTEMDVDAVLARRPAVALVDELAHTNVPGSRNAKRWQDVEELLRAGIDVVSTVNIQHLESLGDVVESITGVRQRETVPDEVVRRADQIELVDMSPQALRRRMAHGNIYKPDKVDAALSNYFRPGNLTALRELALLWVADRADEYLQQYRGEHGIRSTWQARERIVVGLTGGPEGRTLIRRASRMAAKGSGSEILAVYIARSDGLTAASPKELAVQRTLVEDLGGTFHHVIGDNVPEALLAFARGVNATQIVLGSSRRKAWQYVFGPGVGATVARDSGPDLDVHIVTHEEVARGRGLPVVRSAARLGRPRIVAGWVVGVALPVLLCLLLTHVDADLGLANDMLLFLALTVAAALLGGLWPALASAAVGSLLLNYFFAPPLHRFTVSDPKNIVAIAVFFGVAVSVASVVDLAARRTHQAARLRAESEILSFLAGSVLRGETSLEALLERVRETFAMESVALLERAGEVEPWKPAASVGPRPADRPEDADVDMPIGDHMALALSGRVLPAEDRRVLGAFAAQAAVVLDRQRLVGEAEEARRMAEGNRIRTALLAAVSHDLRTPLASIKASVSSLRSADVEWSEEDRAELLEGIEDGADRLDHLVGNLLDMSRLQTGTVTPLIREIDLDEVVPMALGGVPEGSVVLDVPETLPMVAVDPGLLERTVANVVENAVKYSPPGERVLVAASFLGDRVEVRVVDRGPGVPDEAKDRIFAPFQRHGDAPRGAGVGLGLAVARGFAEAMDGTLAAEDTPGGGLTMVLTLRAAARDGTPARATVDGEARTLAADADTGAGADTVERDHDRDRMMRQKAGPQ; encoded by the coding sequence ATGGGACGCGGCAAGCTAAGGATCTATCTCGGCGCGGCACCCGGTGTGGGCAAGACCTACGCGATGCTCTCCGAGGGCCACCGCAGGGTGGAGCGGGGAGCCGACTGCGTCGTCGGGTTCGTCGAGCACCACGGGCGGCCGCGCACGGAGGTCATGCTGCACGGCCTGGAACAGGTGGCGCGCGGGGAGCTGACCTACCGCGGGGCGGCCTTCACCGAGATGGACGTGGACGCCGTCCTCGCCCGGCGGCCGGCCGTGGCGCTCGTGGACGAGCTCGCGCACACCAATGTGCCCGGTTCGCGCAACGCCAAGCGCTGGCAGGACGTGGAGGAGCTGCTGCGGGCCGGCATCGACGTGGTGTCGACCGTCAACATCCAGCACCTGGAGTCCCTCGGGGACGTGGTCGAGTCGATCACCGGGGTCCGGCAGCGGGAGACGGTGCCGGACGAGGTGGTGCGACGGGCCGACCAGATCGAGCTCGTCGACATGTCCCCGCAGGCGCTGCGCCGGCGGATGGCGCACGGGAACATCTACAAGCCGGACAAGGTCGACGCGGCCCTGTCCAACTACTTCCGCCCCGGCAACCTGACCGCCCTGCGCGAGCTCGCACTGCTGTGGGTGGCCGACCGGGCCGACGAGTACCTCCAGCAGTACCGCGGTGAGCACGGCATCCGCTCCACCTGGCAGGCCCGGGAGCGGATCGTCGTGGGGCTCACCGGCGGGCCGGAGGGGCGCACGCTCATCCGGCGCGCCTCCCGGATGGCGGCCAAGGGCTCGGGGAGCGAGATCCTGGCCGTCTACATCGCCCGCAGCGACGGGCTGACCGCGGCCTCGCCGAAGGAGCTCGCCGTCCAGCGGACGCTGGTGGAGGATCTAGGCGGAACGTTTCACCATGTGATCGGCGACAACGTCCCCGAGGCGCTGCTCGCCTTCGCCCGGGGGGTCAACGCCACCCAGATCGTGCTCGGCTCCAGCCGCCGCAAGGCCTGGCAGTACGTCTTCGGCCCCGGCGTCGGCGCCACCGTGGCCCGCGACTCGGGGCCCGACCTCGACGTCCACATCGTCACGCACGAGGAGGTGGCCAGGGGCCGCGGGCTGCCCGTGGTCCGCTCGGCGGCCCGCCTGGGGCGGCCCCGGATCGTGGCCGGCTGGGTGGTGGGCGTGGCCCTGCCGGTGCTGCTCTGCCTGCTGCTCACGCACGTGGACGCGGACCTCGGGCTCGCCAACGACATGCTGCTCTTCCTGGCGCTGACGGTGGCGGCCGCGCTGCTGGGCGGACTCTGGCCGGCCCTGGCCTCCGCCGCCGTCGGATCGCTGCTGCTGAACTACTTCTTCGCCCCGCCGCTGCACCGGTTCACGGTCTCCGACCCCAAGAACATCGTCGCCATCGCCGTCTTCTTCGGCGTCGCCGTCTCGGTGGCCTCCGTGGTGGACCTGGCCGCCCGGCGCACGCACCAGGCGGCGCGGCTGCGCGCCGAGTCCGAGATCCTCTCGTTCCTGGCCGGCAGCGTGCTGCGCGGGGAGACCAGCCTGGAGGCGCTGCTGGAGCGGGTGCGCGAGACCTTCGCCATGGAGTCCGTGGCCCTGCTGGAGCGCGCGGGCGAGGTCGAGCCGTGGAAGCCGGCCGCCAGCGTCGGCCCCAGGCCCGCGGACCGGCCCGAGGACGCCGACGTCGACATGCCCATCGGCGACCACATGGCGCTGGCCCTGTCGGGGCGGGTGCTGCCCGCCGAGGACCGCCGTGTGCTCGGCGCCTTCGCCGCCCAGGCGGCCGTGGTCCTGGACCGGCAGCGGCTGGTCGGGGAGGCCGAGGAGGCCCGCCGGATGGCCGAGGGCAACCGGATCCGGACCGCGCTGCTGGCCGCCGTCAGCCATGACCTGCGTACGCCCCTGGCCTCGATCAAGGCCTCCGTGAGCTCGTTGCGCTCCGCCGACGTGGAATGGTCCGAGGAGGACCGGGCCGAGCTCCTCGAAGGCATCGAGGACGGCGCGGACCGGCTCGACCACCTCGTGGGCAACCTGCTGGACATGTCCCGGCTGCAGACCGGCACCGTCACCCCGCTGATCCGGGAGATCGACCTCGACGAGGTGGTCCCGATGGCGCTGGGCGGCGTACCGGAGGGCAGCGTGGTGCTCGACGTGCCCGAGACGCTGCCGATGGTGGCGGTGGACCCGGGGCTGCTGGAGCGGACCGTGGCCAACGTGGTCGAGAACGCGGTCAAGTACAGCCCGCCGGGGGAGCGGGTGCTGGTGGCGGCCAGCTTCCTCGGCGACCGGGTCGAGGTGCGGGTCGTCGACCGGGGGCCCGGCGTTCCCGACGAGGCCAAGGACAGGATATTCGCCCCCTTCCAGCGGCACGGGGACGCGCCGCGCGGGGCCGGGGTGGGCCTCGGGCTCGCCGTCGCCCGGGGCTTCGCCGAGGCGATGGACGGCACCCTCGCGGCCGAGGACACCCCCGGCGGCGGCCTGACCATGGTGCTGACCCTGCGAGCGGCGGCGCGGGACGGCACACCGGCCCGCGCGACGGTGGACGGCGAGGCCCGCACCCTCGCCGCCGATGCGGACACCGGCGCCGGAGCGGACACAGTGGAACGCGATCACGACCGTGATCGGATGATGCGACAGAAGGCAGGACCCCAATGA
- a CDS encoding APC family permease, whose amino-acid sequence MSKLTDVPKRILIGRALRSDRLGETLLPKRIALPVFASDPLSSVAYAPGEVLLVLSIAGVSAYQYSPWIALAVVVLMFTVVASYRQNVHAYPSGGGDYEVANTNLGPRAGLTVASALLVDYVLTVAVSISSGVENLGSAVHFVIEHKVLSATVMILLLTLMNLRGVKESGKLFAIPTYVFVAAVFVMIAWGAWKGIVLDETMTAPTADLEIKPEQEGLAGFAMVFLLLRAFSSGCAALTGVEAISNGVPAFRKPKSKNAASTLAYMGGLAVTMFCGIIGLAMASDVRMAENPAEDLLSNGVPVGPEYVQNPVISQVAEAVFGDGSFFFILLATATALVLFLAANTAYNGFPLLGSILAQDRYLPRQLHTRGDRLAFSNGIVLLAGAAILLVWLYDADSTKLIQLYIVGVFVSFTLSQIGMVRHWNRHLKSERDPAARRRMHRSRAINAFGAFFTGMVLVIVLATKFTHGAWVALLGMVIFYGTMSAIRKHYDRVSAEIAAAEGPSDDSVRPSRVHSIVLVSKVHKPTLRALAFAKLTRSDTLEALSISVDAAETKALREEWERRGINVPLKILDSPYREITRPVVEYVKGLRSENPRDAVSVYIPEYVVGRWYEHLLHNQSALRLKGRLLFTPGVMVTSVPYQLESSELAKRRAKKRQDWNAPGAVRRGPVDTPRPPKKPAAKG is encoded by the coding sequence GTGTCCAAACTGACCGACGTGCCCAAACGGATCCTGATCGGCCGGGCGCTGCGCAGCGACCGCCTCGGAGAAACACTCCTTCCCAAGCGGATCGCCCTGCCCGTTTTCGCCTCCGACCCGCTCTCCTCGGTGGCGTACGCCCCCGGCGAGGTCCTGCTGGTCCTGTCGATCGCGGGTGTGTCGGCGTACCAGTACAGCCCCTGGATCGCGCTCGCGGTCGTCGTGCTGATGTTCACCGTGGTCGCCTCCTACCGGCAGAACGTCCACGCCTACCCGAGCGGCGGCGGTGACTACGAGGTCGCCAACACCAACCTCGGTCCCAGAGCCGGTCTCACGGTGGCGAGCGCCCTGCTCGTCGACTACGTCCTGACCGTCGCCGTTTCGATCTCCTCCGGAGTCGAGAATCTCGGCTCCGCCGTGCATTTCGTCATCGAGCACAAAGTGCTCTCGGCGACCGTCATGATCCTTTTGCTCACGCTGATGAACCTGCGCGGCGTGAAGGAGTCCGGCAAGCTCTTCGCCATCCCGACCTATGTCTTCGTCGCCGCCGTTTTCGTCATGATCGCCTGGGGTGCCTGGAAGGGCATCGTCCTCGACGAGACCATGACGGCGCCGACCGCCGACCTCGAGATCAAACCCGAGCAGGAGGGTCTGGCCGGCTTCGCGATGGTCTTCCTGCTGTTGCGCGCTTTCTCCTCCGGCTGTGCGGCCCTGACCGGCGTCGAGGCCATCAGCAACGGCGTACCGGCCTTCCGCAAGCCCAAGAGCAAGAACGCCGCCAGCACCCTCGCCTACATGGGCGGCCTTGCGGTCACCATGTTCTGCGGGATCATCGGCCTGGCCATGGCCTCCGACGTGAGGATGGCCGAGAACCCCGCCGAGGACCTGCTGTCGAACGGCGTCCCGGTCGGCCCCGAATACGTCCAGAACCCGGTGATCTCGCAGGTGGCCGAGGCCGTGTTCGGCGACGGCAGCTTCTTCTTCATCCTGCTGGCCACCGCCACCGCGCTGGTGCTTTTCCTGGCCGCCAACACCGCGTACAACGGCTTCCCGCTGCTCGGCTCGATCCTCGCCCAGGACCGCTACCTGCCGCGCCAGCTGCACACCCGCGGCGACCGGCTCGCCTTCTCCAACGGCATCGTGCTCCTCGCCGGCGCCGCGATCCTGCTCGTGTGGCTCTACGACGCCGACTCGACCAAGCTGATCCAGCTCTACATCGTCGGCGTCTTCGTCTCCTTCACGCTGAGCCAGATCGGCATGGTCCGGCACTGGAACCGCCATCTGAAGTCCGAGCGCGACCCGGCCGCCCGCCGCCGGATGCACCGCTCCCGGGCGATCAACGCCTTCGGCGCCTTCTTCACCGGCATGGTGCTGGTCATCGTCCTCGCCACGAAGTTCACCCACGGTGCGTGGGTCGCCCTGCTCGGCATGGTGATCTTCTACGGCACGATGTCCGCGATCCGCAAGCACTACGACCGGGTCTCCGCCGAGATCGCCGCCGCCGAGGGCCCCAGCGACGACAGCGTGCGGCCCTCCCGGGTCCACTCGATCGTCCTGGTCTCCAAGGTGCACAAGCCCACGCTGCGCGCCCTGGCCTTCGCCAAGCTGACCCGCTCGGACACCCTGGAGGCGCTCAGCATCAGCGTCGACGCGGCCGAGACCAAGGCGCTGCGCGAGGAGTGGGAGCGGCGCGGGATCAACGTCCCCCTCAAGATCCTCGACTCGCCGTACCGGGAGATCACCCGCCCGGTGGTGGAGTACGTGAAGGGCCTGCGCAGCGAGAACCCGCGCGACGCGGTCAGCGTGTACATCCCGGAGTACGTCGTCGGCCGCTGGTACGAGCACCTGCTGCACAACCAGAGCGCGCTGCGGCTCAAGGGCCGGCTGCTCTTCACTCCCGGTGTGATGGTCACCTCGGTGCCCTACCAGTTGGAGTCCTCGGAGCTCGCCAAGAGGCGGGCCAAGAAGCGCCAGGACTGGAACGCCCCGGGCGCCGTGCGCCGCGGTCCGGTGGACACCCCGCGACCCCCGAAGAAGCCCGCCGCGAAGGGCTGA
- a CDS encoding OB-fold nucleic acid binding domain-containing protein, with amino-acid sequence MSAEPRPEKPAKPARPVGRFRRMIERLSTSQEELHSAELQEDAEAAGCTRICDCHDRQIVKVTGTLRTVTLRPRAGVPALEAELFDGSAPLDVVWLGRRSIVGIEPGRRMIASGRISMTHGRRVLFNPKYELRPLGQEH; translated from the coding sequence ATGAGTGCTGAACCGCGTCCCGAGAAGCCCGCGAAGCCGGCCAGGCCGGTGGGCCGGTTCCGCCGGATGATAGAGCGGCTGTCCACCTCGCAGGAGGAGCTGCATTCGGCGGAGCTGCAAGAGGACGCAGAAGCCGCGGGGTGCACGCGGATCTGCGACTGCCACGACCGGCAGATAGTCAAGGTGACCGGAACCCTGCGTACCGTCACCTTGCGGCCGCGCGCGGGCGTCCCCGCCCTGGAGGCGGAGCTGTTCGACGGCTCGGCCCCGCTGGACGTGGTGTGGCTCGGGCGTCGCTCGATCGTGGGAATCGAGCCCGGCCGGCGCATGATCGCCTCAGGGCGGATCTCCATGACCCACGGCCGTCGGGTGCTCTTCAACCCGAAGTACGAACTCCGACCGCTCGGACAGGAGCACTAA